Sequence from the Castanea sativa cultivar Marrone di Chiusa Pesio chromosome 12, ASM4071231v1 genome:
TAGATCATCCTAACTAAAGATTGGTATATTACTAAAGACTTGATCAACTCAATGTGCAACATctaaaaattgtacataaattttGAAAGTGCGGCATAATTTGATGGTCAATGTTCAATAATTCTTataaaagaaatagatattTCATAATTTACACTATGTTTGAATGGAAGGagatgaagggaaaggagaGGAGAGGTCGGGGTAGATGGCATTTCTTATATGCTCAACATAAATATTTGGTACAATATTTTGTGTAAAGATCTTCTTTTTtgcaaaaatataataataataatgataataaccCCGGATATATACGTATACGTAAAAAAGAAGAGGGACATGAAAGCTTTACAGATAGTTACTTTCATTGCCAGAACTCACAAGTAAATCtcttttttaagtgtttttaacTATACAGTCCGCACTCTCTCCTaccatatttgaaatttttggtatgTATAATACAATACAGTTACTGTCTTTTAAAGCAACTTCTTTTCTCAGCTAGTTGTTGTTccttactttctttctttctcttctcttcagCAACCGCAATAAATCTCCCTTTGTCTTTCTCAATTTACTGTAACTGTAGATTGGTAATTACTATTAATGAAGTATTTAGCTCAAATGATAGGATTTGATGCGTGACTAACACGCATTTCACAGCTAGGGTTACGAAGCTATATTTTGCATGTAGTCCCTCTAAGATATCAATTGCTTTGTTTTACATTGTACGCGGGATACAATGTTGGAAACatcaataaacttataaattcatgaaaaaaatgTACTGCATCAATAAATGCCGGAGGCATATTTATAGTGTTACCACAGTGGCAAAGTCAAGAATTTACTTTTTGGAggccacatatatatatatatatatatatatatatatatatatatatatatatttttgtatgaaatgtaaaatagtAATATGTAATACttcataactcaattttttccattttatttgttgagataattgttaaaatacctATGTGTTAATTTTAAAGATGAtgaatgtttaattattgtaatttgttaACATATGTATTTAtggattgtattttatttaaatgaaaattaagtttatttttagactttcttaaatatatatgtatattatcaAATATGGGGGGCCAAAATGATAAgattatttacaaatttacaaattatttaggatattttcaacaataaaattatttttttcaaaaattttgggggcATCAAGTGGCTCTGCCACTGGGTTACTGGCGGCTTCTGTGGCGGCAGGTAGCGGGTATATTCCACCCAATGTGTTGGCATCTCAAATACTTCCATTGATTAATGGGTCACCTGAGTATGGAGGTGTGATGCTTTGGTCCAGGTATTTTGATTATAGAAGTGGATATAGTTCTTACATCAAGGGAAGTGTCTGAGGGTACTTAATATGTCTCTAGTCTCTACCTAAAACTATTACACAATAGTgaatattcttttcatttaatttGTATGACACTATAGATGTGGATGTGGTCGGATAGCCACGAAgggacaaataaaaaataaaacataaaaaataaattgggaTTTAAGCTAGTACGGATTAATTATTTGGAATGATTCTATACATAAATTTGAATGTTGAGCTTGACTTTCTTGGCTTGGACTATTTTTTCAGTCACGGTGTTGTGATTTCATGTATGCCTCTTATTTTTTCTGGAAAACAAGCACAAAGAATCAAAGATGTGAATGTGGTTGGATATTTCCTTCAATTTGATACGTGCCCATATGAAAacttgaaacattgttataatcatAGTGGATATTGGATGCCTTATAGTATGCACATGGAAATGGAGAATATACCCAATTTCCCATATAGTATTTACACGGAAATGGAGAATATActctatattgtttttttttttttttccctagaaAATAAGTTAGAGATAATATTCTTTATTTgaactgaaaaaaaaatgaaaattcaggaaaatatatattaaatattagttCATTAAAAAAGTCTGGTTTTTATGCCATTGCATGATTGGTTGACATTAgtgattgaattttatatcATCTGGTTTCTGTAGTGATTGTATTGTGATTGTTTTGGATGACCAACAAATTGTGTTATGTCCTTACAGACAAACTGTGATGGTGTTTAACAAGATAAAACAGCAAGCTCTATAGATTTCTGAACATATATCAGGAAATTTAAAAAGCAGTAttctaccaaaaacaaaacagaacaaAGCACCAAAGAGAAGCACGTGGAACCATGAAAGACACAAATAATAATGCAAGCAAAATTCACGTCTATCCATCAGAGGGAAACCCCAGAACAGATTCGAGTGCCCTGACAGTTCAAAATAATCACAGGCATCTACACTTTCCGGACCTGGATATTGTGGGTAGATTGGAACCGCCAGATGGGTTGTCTTCCACTCTGGAGAAGTGCTacctcttctccttccttcACCATCCCTTGCTTCTGTACatgaaaaccaaaaaagtaTATTACAATGATGAAGATGTGATCATATGAAAcctatttaatttgaattttcgGATTCAGAAAATCTAGCTGTCAGTGAAATCTAGCACTCTATGGCAAGAACACTGGTTGAATTATGGATAGCATCTATTCATCACCTTATGGGCTTACACAATTCAACAAGCTCTGATTTCCAAGAAAACTATAAAGATTGCGTAAGGATAGTCCACTTAAGGTTGGGAGTGCCAAATCTCCAGTTGTCTTTTATAGAGATATACCCTTCTATATTGAAATGTCATTCATCAGTTCAAATGGACAGCATGGTCAGTCATAAAGTATACCATGTAAGATACATGGAAAAGCAAAAGCACAAATGTCACAGGGCAAGAGATATTGGGCCCATGATGAAGGTTATTGGGGTAAGGCTTCCATCCAATGCTCCTATGCACAAGACAAGATATGGGACCAACACATGGCCATCTAGGACACATGTTGCGTCCAGTGCACAGGAGCATTTGATGCAAGCCAAACCCGAAggttattatataatatatatatcctaTCTAAATATGGATTGTTCCCAGGTTGAAGTTCTGACCCTGAAAGCCAGCTGCACCACAACCCATCTATGTTTGGGTTTCAAAGAGAAACACATTGAAGTTTGAACTTATAATTCTATTGTACTATTTAATCCTGATCTTTGTTAGCTAAATTTGAGCAGACCAGTACATCTTCATTACTGCCCAAGTCAAATGGTGCAAGTGAATTTACTTTTGAAAACCTTTACCCGTAATAAAGCTAAGGCATTTGAAAATGTCTCTTCAGCATCTTCTGAGAATTGCATGTAGATAGGACAGACTCCTTGATACACTGCCAGCCTTTGTTGAATGGTCTTCCTGCATGGCCATCAAAGTTATGCGATTAGCCACATTATTAGATTTACATTCCTTGGCTTTTCTCCAAACTCTCAATTAACTCACCAAGCAGACAATAGACCTCATTCATAAACATCCGACTCAATGACATTTAAACAAAATGTAAATTAATAGAAATAAACTCTCAAAAGTAGCTGATCTCAGGAAAATAATTTGGTTTTCCAAGCTCCAGGTTAATTTTGGATTCTAGTAATTAATCCAGACACTAATGAACTTAGCAGTTCTATATTTTCAGCCATACAGTCAACTAAGACAAGATAGGACATTTATTATGCCAGATTTTGCATCACAATGACCAGCTAAGATTCTGTCAAGAGTAGACTTATGCCTAAAGAAAAATCTGATAGAGACAGAAAATATGCCTGCAGCATGATGAGGTCCAATATGCAATACTGTATCATAGCCTCCCATGTAAACAGTATCCTCATTGCATAACAGTTTTGGGACTTAAGGATAGAAGAAACTCACTCATTTGTAAAAGCAAAGATAGTGCCAGAAGGCCGATAGTGGCTCAGTAGAGTAGCCATGAAACCACTTCTGGTGAAGACAACAATTGAGGTTCCAAGAGTGTTAGACATCATGGTTGCATGGTAAGCAAACATTTCGCTCATATGATTCtacacacaacaaaaaaaacttccaGTCAGTATTCAGTGTTAAAAATCAAATAGGTTTTTTTTCggagggggggagggggtgCAGATAGAGACTCCATGAAACatcaaaatatatgaaatttgcatcaaataaCCTTGAAGGCTTGACCAAGATTAGCTGGCATTTCACCGCCTGATATTGTAGCCTCAGTCCGTAATGCAACTGTGTGCATGACTTTCACAGCTTTCAAAGGGAACCTGCACAACAGTGAAATCATGTCATTTGATTGCATTAAGGTGTAAAAGTTTACACATAAATAATCCATATTATTTAAGCCCATAGTGGCTTGTAAGCAATATGGATGTTACATGCTCTATTGCAACCTGGGCAACGCCACTGAAACACAAATCTGCAGTGACCAAAATTTGACAGCAAGGAACCAAACCATTCAGTCGTAGGTATTTTTCCAGGGACATCAAATCTCTACATACCCACGAAGGATTGATCAGAAGTAAGTAAACACTTCTCATTGTGCATGATGcttacacccaaaaaaaaaaatctccaatcACATCCAAAGTAACAGACTAGTGTCTAACTGCATACAGCTAGTGTAATTGGGTACCACTTTCTctgtttttaattaaattaattacttatccaaaaaaaaaaaaatccgaagtAACAGACTACAAAGTCAAAAAGAAGTAGCTTACTTTCCATGAGCAGTTTCACCAGAAAGCATGACTGCATCAGCACCCTCTCGGACAGCAATGGCAATGTCTGATACCTCTGCTCTGGTTGGTGTTGGGTGTACAATCATGCTTTCCAGCATATTTGTTGCCACAATAACAGCCTTCCCCATGCTACGGCAGATCCTGATTATCTCTTCCTGCATTTCGTATTGAAATGTTCTGAATGTCAGAGAGTAACTCAACTTGACCTCTTAAAAGTTCCTATAAAAGGTCACCAAAACAGGCAATGACATCCCTTTTGTTGCTATTCTATTAAAACTTGTAAGTAATATACCTGCAGAAGTGGAACCTCCTCAATAGGGAGCTCTGCACCAAGGTCTCCTCTTGCAACCATTGCCTGGAATAGGAAGAGCATGTGTTACTTCAAGCAGGTGCCAGGTAGTACACAAGAAAGGCAAGAATccagattttttaattttttattaataagtaaGAAGCCAGATTTAGATCAATATTAAAGAAAACTGGTGGAATTCTAGGTCTAAATGATAACTGTCCATCAAATGAAGCAGCAACTAGAAGATAAAATGCAAGGATTAGGGAGATCACCCCATCAGATGCTGTGATAATGGAATGCAAATTTGGGATAGAGTCTGCACTTTCAATTTTGACAATGACATGTATATCTGCACCACAGCCTGCCatagaaaatggaaaaattatattataattggTACTCCGGGGAAGACTAACAAGCatgttcaaatttcttttttaaattaaggtATTTTGTCTCTATGTTTACTTTGCAGATAATTCTTCAATTCATGAACTACTTGTGCATCTTTAACAAAGGAGACGGCATAAAAATCAACTTTGTTGTCCACTCCAAATTTGATATCATCCCAATCCTTCTCTGCAACAAAACAATATAAACATTTATGTCcatttggaaaatgaaaaaatttcagTAACTACTCatctagagagagaaagagagagacgaAAAGGCAAATCAGTAGGATAGTACAGAGGGCATAAAGATTCAAGGTCTAACCAGTGATGGAAGGTAGTGTTGCACTCTTTCCTCGAACATTTAAGTGACGCCTAGACTTGAGCTCTCCTCCATCAACAACTACACATTTCACTGAATCTTCTGTCTTGGATTTCACCATCAACGACATCATACCACCTATAGCATAGATCAAGAGTCAGCCGTGCAGTGCATATGTCATAAAAGGAAATGTTACATCATTCCTAATTCTGATCTGATATACAGAGAACAGAGCTTGCCTCTTTAATCACACTTGCAATCCAAAGACAATCATCTCTCAACAGAATCTACAGTTAGCTTAAAATCTGTGGTTCTTAAAGGCTCTGAAGAGTCTGAACTGGTGGAAACAGGTACTAATTTGAACTTGTTATGATAATTCATCTCAAGTGCTTCAAGAGAATTCCATGGGTAGAAACCCTTCACAATACTAAAGCTGATAACCCCTTAAGAAAGTATAATGGGTTCTAAAATCTTAAACAAAGTGTGAAATCTCAGCATACGACATAAGCCTCTTTGTACCCAATTCAAATGCAGAGCCCACTGGACTGATATCAACAAATTACATGTGTATCAACAGTGTGAGAGACATGGTACATGGTGGCTCATATTCCATTCAATAGTTAATGATATTTTTCTGTCACACAACAATATAATAAacatttctaaaattatattgaattcatatttggGAATATAACTTAACTTTCACAGTGATATTCACAGGCATGCACACATACAATAGTCTGATCTCAATACTCAGAAAGTTTGGTAAGTGACAGAACATGCAGATACCACTCAAATGTGTGTGTAAATATGCATGTGTATTTGTGTGTGTACAGCATATTTTGGTCTGTAGTTATtgattcaaaattaaataaaccttctcaaaaataaacaaataaaaatttatgtatgtATCAAATAAAAGGGTTGTTAATATGGCAAGACTTACAGACAAGGATTTTTTTAACCTCATCctgtagtgaaaaaaaaaatcaataaatatcctttagtaaatattaaaatatatgacatcctattatttgaaaaaaaaaatgatagaactTTGAGCATGAATGGTATTCTCTCCTCTAAGTGATACTTTAATCAATGACCATGGTCTAGATGATAGAAACATCCTTGTTTAATAGAAAGGACAAGTATAGCATACCATCAACAAGAAGCATGTCATTCTCTTCTACATCGTTAACAAAATCATCATAGTTCACGCTAACACAATCCGCTGAGCCAACCCCTCTCCGAATCGTAAAAGTGAATTCTTGCCCACTTGTCAACATGATTGGTTGGGGCAGGTCCCCACTCCTAACTTCAGGACCCTGATGACAACCAATAATACATAAACAAAGACATTAAACCAAcccaaatataatattaataatcaatatatagtCACACATAGAAATATGTAACTATTATATGAAATAGCATgttaaaattttgttctttataATACCCTTGTGATAAGAATGTCAATAAGTCttttgacacaaaaaattttacattttcacAACTCCTAAGAATCCAAGATTGCACTTTGTGAATGGTGTACAATAAAAGTCGTGTCAGCGATATACCCATGTGAAAGTAATGTTGCACCAATCACAACTAGCCACCACAACAAGTCgggaaattttaaataaataaaaaattgcaaacttTTTTGTGTCCCCAGCATTGCTCTATGAAAACAGCCTCTCCATTACACTCTACCCAATGAAACCATTCAGTTAATATGCAATTATCAGTTTTTTATCCAAGTAATGCCAAACCCACTTATGCAAATTGGTGTACTAACTTAACATTTGTGAATGGTGTACAATAAAAGTCGTGTTAGCGATGTACCCATGTGAAAGTAACGTTGCACCAATCACAACTAGCCACCTCAACATTTAATTAATATGCAATTGTCAGTTTTTATCCAAGAAATGCCAAAACCCACTTATGCAAAAATGGTGTACTAACTAAACACAAAACACGAAACGAATACACAacgattaaaaaaaacttgcttGCCTTGGTGTCAAGCATGATAGCAATGACATTGTCTTTGCTCTGTGCATTGTACTCCTTAACCAAGTCTATGACTCTCTGATGAGACGCGTGGTCCCCGTGCGACATGTTCATCCTCGCAACATTCATTCCAGCCTCAGCGAGCTTCCATATCATCTCCCTCGTGTTCGTCGAAGGCCCGATCGTGCAAACGATCTTCGTCTTCCGCCTCACTATCGGCTTCGTCCACATCGACCCCACCGGATTGTCAAGCAGTTCCTGAACATCTACGTGCTCAAACTGCTCCAATCTCTACTCAAACAAAATCGTAAAGAGAGATTCAAAATTCGCAACTTCCAACAATTCAATAACACGGTGAGGAGTAGGAGTAGGAGTAGTAGCACAGACCTTTGGTACATCTTCGGGTGAGACGGGAATGAGCTCGGGCTCGGCACGTGCGGATCTCACTGCCACAATGCGAGAGGCGGCggtgctggtggtggtggtgttctCACGTGCGAAGGAGACTCTGGAGGCGAGAGTTGAAGGATTGAGGTGTAGGGATCGAGAGTTGGGGCAGAGTAAGGAGGTTTGAATGGATCGGGTGGCGACGACTTGAGCCATtgttgcagagagagagagaggaattggagattttcagagagagagagagagagttatgaAGAGAATGGGAGTGATGAGTATTTTGGAGGTTGGAGATATCGatggttgttgaaattttgGCGGAGGAATTGaggagagacagagagagagagagctttggTTGTATCGAAGAAATGAATAGCGATTTTCTgtaaagttttattaatttcaattcAACTGCATTTGGATTTGTGGGTTTAAGGTTTTTTAAGCAGGGAAAGAAAATGGGAGCGTGAGTGTGTGAATTTGGGGTTTAGAGGTTTTAACTTTGACCTCTTGGAAGGAATAAATGCGACGTCGTTTTAAGTATTTTTGGGATTTAGGTTGTGATGAATTTGCCTATTTTGAAGTGGAAGTTCATGTAGttccaaattcaattttctattattgAATTTGATGGAGTATAAAAGAATCAAATCCAAATGAATATGTTTTTTCCCCCCTCGTTAATGTGCGGgaatttaaagaattaaatttttttttttttccttttgggagtttaataaaattaattataattgtgTATTTgtgtgagtatatatatatatatatatatatatatatatatatatatatatatatatatatagttttagttttattattgtaATGTTTGTCAGttatttaataaattgaattgaattgaatagttaaatctaaaatttgactAAACCTCACTTTTAGACTTCTAGTCCTTTAACAATGGAGTATTTTATATGGTTCAAGTACaaaatacatacacacacacacatatatatatatatatatataaaagaacgatggggtaattttaatttagttcaTACATATTTAATctagataatttttttctttactattaattatgtcaatttcCATTTATAATTGTACTAACCAAGTCAATTTCCATGAATAGAATTAACttgatttcaaaaaattcaagaacaattGGCTTGATTTGAAGTTGAGAGATGAAATTGATTCAAAAGTCAAGCCCACCATAAACCCTGAGTACTTCGTGCATGAAAAGATGTCAattgagtttctttttttttaagttcaataGTTATAACGGAAAAGGAGTGTATATATGTCATATACATACCAGGAAGTATCAACTAGTTAAGTTACAAGACTTTTGACAaattgacacacacacacacacacacacacacacatatatatatatatatatatatataatttggtaaTTACAATGGAGATGAGAGATTTTAATCTTGGAAGTCTTTATTGGAAACATCAGGAGATGCCAAataattgagttacaaggctcttgatatacaatagaatttcaacctatgacatttgctcattataattattttttaggccGAAATGGGGTTTTACCCCTTTCTCACAAACTTTCCGACAAAATGTCTCttgtctgaaactatttagagaTATGCccatgttttgaaactcgatttttagaaaatcgagtttcaaatgtaaaactcgatttttggacaatcgagttatagccaaattgaacttagaaaaaaaaaatttggaactcTAGTTTCAttcaaagaactcgagttcatggaactcgagttcgacttgaatattttcaaggaactcgagcGCGATGAACTTGAGTTCCttgtatggaactcgagtttcacaaattttttttttttaagtatcagtttgctataactcgattgtcctaaaatcgagtttcaaaacaggagcatttcctaaatagtttcagacatGAGGCATTTTCCTAGAAAGTTTTGGCAAAAGGGGCAAATGACCATTTTGGTCttatttttaatcatcaaaCCCAAGGCACCAATCGGCTTAGGTTTACTAGTATGTAAAAAGGACTGATAATGCCAAAAATCGTCGATAAGCCACACAGTCCTCATGTGCTCTAGACAAAACCTAcgcaacaaagaagaagaagacctcTCAAAGAGGACCGGTATGGTACTAGCCAAAAATTctctgaaggttaagttagagaactttcacaattctagagtgccagagctgagGTAAATTATGTGTATTTGATTTTCTGAGGGCTTTGGGTTTTTATAATAGTGTAGAACCGACATTTTTTTCTTGGCGAATAAGATGTTTCCTTGTGgggaagatcctcataaatACATGTATTTTGCAGGATTCTTCCCATATAGAGATTCTGTTGATTATGGTTAATCGTAAGGCGTAAGATATTTCCATTTGGAGTTTATTGGAGACCACTTAGGTCATGTAGATACCACGTGTCTTTGCTATCCATCCCCCTCATGTCCATTTAGTTGGAATCTGTTCACTATGGAGGGTTCATCCATCTCCCTTCTTTCCCGTCCGGGACATGATTTGTTTCGACCATTGTCTTGTCTGTATGCTTTGACCATCCCCTTCCTTAATACCATCGCCTGTGGCTGACCTTATTGAACGGATCCATCTAACTCAATTTTATCCTCTCCAAGGACTATTAACATCATAGTTTGACCCtataattttgtaataaaaaaaaatgaaccgcatataatttttttttttttaattgaatctaattaactCAAAACAATTGGTTTGGGTCTTCTACAATGCAGATATGATAAAGGTTATGGTAGACGCAACTATATAGAGGATTGTTCCACTCGTGATTCCTCcaatttccttattttcttttgctaGATAATCCCTCCCATAATCCCATTACTTGATACTCACATAAAGATGATGACTTTGGGGATTAAACATAGCAATTTGTCATAGAATTTAACTTTGACTATGTTAGCTTCGTTGGGTCACCAACTGCGCAATTCTCtaccaaataataaatttgaaccTTGATGAGAAGGAAGGGAGAATATATATAAGAGTGAGATTTTGGATTTATCATGAAATCGTATACGGGATCGTTGtctaattttgtgatattttcatccttaaagaaatatatataaaatctaaaagatAAAGTGTAGCATTTATCATTGCTACCATCTTTTGAGTCACATTAACATAGCTATTCGGTCCATTGTGGTCCACTCTGGTTCACTCGGTCCAATTGGTACGTTTAGATTCATTTGGTCTACTTCGGTCCATTTCGGTCCAATTCGGTCCTCtcagtccattttggtccatttagtatactttggtccaattcagccaatttggtccatttcagtTTAATTCTGTCAGTTTCAGTCCACTAGGTTTATTTCGGTCGACTTCAGTCCATTAGGTTCATCTTTGTACATTTAGTGTACTTCAGTCTAGTTCGGTCCATTTGGTCAGTCCCAATCTACTTCAGTCAATTGGGACCATTTTAgtccaattcggtccatttAATCTATTTCGGCCCATTCAGTCCAGTTCGGTGATGCTTTGAAATGAGAGATTTGTGTAAAAAGAGGAGATGATTCATTGAGAATTATTCATTTCAATGTAAttttggtaagttttttttttaattttataaaattacatttttttttaatgtttttaaagtcttgtatttttttctaatataagtaattgatttatttatatttttctctttaggTCAATCAAGATGTATAGATAACGAATCATCTGTAAGGAGTACTAAAAACAAATTACAACCATacattacattatttatatacaaaatatcttGCCTTGTATAATAATTGACTGTAAATATATtatgtttccttaaaaaattacaaaatttaaaacattttcaaataacaaatagataacttaatttagaaattttaatatattgtattaACTAGactttattagaaaataatcaaatcGTTTTAAGAGTGGTTTGGAACTA
This genomic interval carries:
- the LOC142619824 gene encoding plastidial pyruvate kinase 2 isoform X1, giving the protein MAQVVATRSIQTSLLCPNSRSLHLNPSTLASRVSFARENTTTTSTAASRIVAVRSARAEPELIPVSPEDVPKRLEQFEHVDVQELLDNPVGSMWTKPIVRRKTKIVCTIGPSTNTREMIWKLAEAGMNVARMNMSHGDHASHQRVIDLVKEYNAQSKDNVIAIMLDTKGPEVRSGDLPQPIMLTSGQEFTFTIRRGVGSADCVSVNYDDFVNDVEENDMLLVDGGMMSLMVKSKTEDSVKCVVVDGGELKSRRHLNVRGKSATLPSITEKDWDDIKFGVDNKVDFYAVSFVKDAQVVHELKNYLQSCGADIHVIVKIESADSIPNLHSIITASDGAMVARGDLGAELPIEEVPLLQEEIIRICRSMGKAVIVATNMLESMIVHPTPTRAEVSDIAIAVREGADAVMLSGETAHGKFPLKAVKVMHTVALRTEATISGGEMPANLGQAFKNHMSEMFAYHATMMSNTLGTSIVVFTRSGFMATLLSHYRPSGTIFAFTNEKTIQQRLAVYQGVCPIYMQFSEDAEETFSNALALLRKQGMVKEGEEVALLQSGRQPIWRFQSTHNIQVRKV
- the LOC142619824 gene encoding plastidial pyruvate kinase 2 isoform X2, whose amino-acid sequence is MAQVVATRSIQTSLLCPNSRSLHLNPSTLASRVSFARENTTTTSTAASRIVAVRSARAEPELIPVSPEDVPKRLEQFEHVDVQELLDNPVGSMWTKPIVRRKTKIVCTIGPSTNTREMIWKLAEAGMNVARMNMSHGDHASHQRVIDLVKEYNAQSKDNVIAIMLDTKGPEVRSGDLPQPIMLTSGQEFTFTIRRGVGSADCVSVNYDDFVNDVEENDMLLVDGGMMSLMVKSKTEDSVKCVVVDGGELKSRRHLNVRGKSATLPSITEKDWDDIKFGVDNKVDFYAVSFVKDAQVVHELKNYLQSCGADIHVIVKIESADSIPNLHSIITASDGAMVARGDLGAELPIEEVPLLQEEIIRICRSMGKAVIVATNMLESMIVHPTPTRAEVSDIAIAVREGADAVMLSGETAHGKFPLKAVKVMHTVALRTEATISGGEMPANLGQAFKNHMSEMFAYHATMMSNTLGTSIVVFTRSGFMATLLSHYRPSGTIFAFTNEKTIQQRLAVYQGVCPIYMQFSEDAEETFSNALALLRQGMVKEGEEVALLQSGRQPIWRFQSTHNIQVRKV